From the genome of Pseudonocardia sp. EC080619-01:
TCGGGTCGATCTTTCCCGGTCTCGAGGCGGCATTCGACTATTCCACCCGCAGCGCTCTGGTGCTGGTCACCGGGTTCCAGACACCCCAGGCCCTCCGGGACGCCGGCGAGGCAGGGGTGATCGAGTACCTGCGTGCCCATCGGGCGTGGGCACCGGGTATTGCTGCGATGGCCGCCACCGCGGTCGAGGTCGCCCACGCCCAGACCGTGGCACTGCCCAGCGAGACGCGGACCGCGATCCTTGTTGCCGGCCTGGCCCGACGACTGCTGGAACTCGACCGGGAGATCAAGGACACCGACAAGCTGATCACCACCGTGTTCCGCTCCCACCCGGACGCGGCGATCATCGAGTCGCTGCCCGGTCTCGGACCCATCCTGGGCGCGGAGTTCCTCACCGCCACCCACGGCGGTGTCGGCCCTGAACTGGGCGGATTCACCTCTCCAGGGCGGCTGGCCTCCTACGCCGGACTCGTCCCGGTGCCCCAGGACTCCGGCCGGATCAGCGGGAACCTGCGTCGCCCACGACGCTACAACCGCCGCCTGCGGCGAGTGTTCTACATGGCCGCACTGTCCAGCCTCAAGGTCAATGGCCCGTCCCGGGCCTTCTACCAGCGCAAACGCAGCGAAAGAATGCTTCATACCCAGGCTCTGCTCGCCTTGGCCAGACGCCTGGTCGACGTCCTGTGGGCCCTGCTGCGTGACCGGAGGATGTTCACCATCACCGCACCACAACCCGCTATCGCGGCTTGACACGGTCATTCGGATTCCCTTCGACCGGATGGGAAACGGGGTGTGGGGCGGGCTCGGGGCCGGGCGGCACCTCGGCGCGCCGGTGACGGCCGTTGCGGGGCGCGCCGCCCGGGACGTCGGAGGTGCCGGGCACCCGCACGACCCGCTGCGGTCGCTCGGACGGGCGGTGGTGCAGGCGGTACAGGTCGGCGTAGCGCCCGTCGGCCCGCATCAGCTCGTCGTGGGTGCCGGCCTCGGTGATGCGGCCGTGGTCGACGTGCAC
Proteins encoded in this window:
- a CDS encoding IS110 family transposase, producing MAQRPVIWIGIDVGKRTHHACAIDTDGKVVFSRKVSNDQAAIEALLARAAEAAQDVRWAIDLTCSYAALLQVVLTAADQQVVYVPGRVVDRMSGVFRGEAKTDARDAKVIAETARMRGADLTTVTATDETTAELARLVAHREDLMADWVRGVNRLRDLLGSIFPGLEAAFDYSTRSALVLVTGFQTPQALRDAGEAGVIEYLRAHRAWAPGIAAMAATAVEVAHAQTVALPSETRTAILVAGLARRLLELDREIKDTDKLITTVFRSHPDAAIIESLPGLGPILGAEFLTATHGGVGPELGGFTSPGRLASYAGLVPVPQDSGRISGNLRRPRRYNRRLRRVFYMAALSSLKVNGPSRAFYQRKRSERMLHTQALLALARRLVDVLWALLRDRRMFTITAPQPAIAA